From Desulforegula conservatrix Mb1Pa:
GAGATAAGGGAAACAGGGTTATTGAAGAAGGCCTGGCAGATTTGGTCGCATACGGAAAGCTCTTTATTTCCAATCCGGATCTTGTCGAGCGATTCGCCTGTGACGCCAAACTGAACGAGTGGGATCAGAATACTTTTTATACTCCTGGCCCCAAAGGATATACAGATTATCCTATGCTTGATCAGGAAAAACCAAATTAAAAAAGACACGTTTAGAATAAACCACCGGCTCAGGCCGGTGGTAAAATGATTAACAGAACCATTCAATTGCAGGAAACAGCATAACAGAGAATTAGTTTGCTTTTATGCCCGTGTAAAAGCCTTGTTTCCTTTCACGAAATAATACAACCGGATCAAATGCAAATCGTCATAATCTATTTCCTGGTTCAGGGCATCATAAATGGGCTTAAGGGCTTCGTGCCCTACTTCTTCAATGGTTCTCAAAACTAAATTTATCTGATCTGATGTAAGTTTTGTAAACTCAAGAAATTCATCACTATACCGAAGAAAATGACCTTCTCTCGCATATTTTGTCAGATTATTCACGATTAAAGAAATGGTTGTATCATGATCAATCATGAGCTCTTTTAGTATTTTTCCTGCATTATATTCTGTGGCAAAAAGAAAGCCTTTTGTTTTTTTAGGTGATTTTTTTGTTTCTTTCCTTACACACGATCTGTTACCGGGTCTGGAGTCAGTCTTTTTCTTAACATTATTTGATTTGCAGTAACTTGAAATTTCATCGATGAAATCTGCGCCGTATTTTTCAAATTTTTTGAGGCCGACACCATGCAGTTTCAGCATATCATCTGATGATTCAGGATAGAAAACAGACATTTCAATCAGAGTCTTATCCGGAAAAATTGCGTACGGAGGAATCCCATTCTTATCAGCCAGCTCTTTACGCTTGATTCTCAGCAATTCAAACAGTTTCTGGTCATAATCCTGGTCTTCTCCTTGAATTTTGCTCTGTATGATCTTTATGGCGTTTTCTATTTCATCTTTTGCCTTTATCAGTTCATCTTCTGAAGCGTCCGGCTTTCTGCCAAAAACATATTCCTTTCCCTTGAATACATCCCATGCCTTTTCTGTCAGCCTTAAAGTACCGAACTCAAGATCCTGTTCCATCAGATCTTTTTGAAGAAGCTGCCTGGAAATATTGAGCCACTGCTTTTTTGAATACTCTTTGCCTATGTTGTAAGTCGAAAGAGTATTATGCCCTGACTCAATCACCTTTTTTGATTCCGATCCCCTCAGAACGTCGATTATATGCTCTGCTCCAAATCTTTCTCCGGTTCTTTTTACACATGATAAAAATTTCTGGGCAGGGATTGTCAGGTCAACAGATGCTGAATCTCGTGAAAGGCAGTTGTCACACATTCCGCAGTTTTTGATATCTGTTTTTTCACCAAAATATTTTAAAAGCGGGA
This genomic window contains:
- the recQ gene encoding DNA helicase RecQ; protein product: MLDQAITILRNVFGYQSFRPFQQEIISSVLEKKDALVIMATGGGKSLCYQIPAQIFEGLTIVVSPLISLMKDQVEQLRELGVSALFLNSSLSQEEYFSNVARIKRNEVKLLYLAPETLLLQKTIDILSSVRVDAMAIDEAHCISEWGHDFRPEYRKIAEIRKLFPDSVCIALTATATPKVILDIRKNLGIDSPKTFIASFNRKNLLLQVEDKDKPLKQTIEFIKKFPGKSGIIYCLSRKQVDSLTEDLVRNGFSAKPYHAGLSDFGRHRNQDSFIKDDIQIIVATVAFGMGINKPNIRFILHYDLPQNIESYYQQIGRAGRDGLNAQCLLLFSYGDIHKLKFFINQKQGDEQKAATLNLKAMVSYAGSFECRRIPLLKYFGEKTDIKNCGMCDNCLSRDSASVDLTIPAQKFLSCVKRTGERFGAEHIIDVLRGSESKKVIESGHNTLSTYNIGKEYSKKQWLNISRQLLQKDLMEQDLEFGTLRLTEKAWDVFKGKEYVFGRKPDASEDELIKAKDEIENAIKIIQSKIQGEDQDYDQKLFELLRIKRKELADKNGIPPYAIFPDKTLIEMSVFYPESSDDMLKLHGVGLKKFEKYGADFIDEISSYCKSNNVKKKTDSRPGNRSCVRKETKKSPKKTKGFLFATEYNAGKILKELMIDHDTTISLIVNNLTKYAREGHFLRYSDEFLEFTKLTSDQINLVLRTIEEVGHEALKPIYDALNQEIDYDDLHLIRLYYFVKGNKAFTRA